A genomic region of Phragmites australis chromosome 2, lpPhrAust1.1, whole genome shotgun sequence contains the following coding sequences:
- the LOC133910315 gene encoding uncharacterized protein LOC133910315 — protein sequence MVTTPIQRDDSAHAALAAHRPQPYAAGRHATAPPLPAGTTAPPSPLAPLLLCSRAAAVPFPHAGRRVPPPSAVTPGYPSASVARPPADAAVAAWPRHQSPAARCLPATSSAYLPPGRRRPGATSMRPMPLSPLAP from the coding sequence ATGGTCACCACCCCGATCCAACGAGACGACTCGGCTCACGCCGCTCTAGCCGCTCATCGCCCCCAGCCGTACGCTGCAGGGCGCCACGCCACTGCGCCGCCCCTCCCAGCTGGCACTACAgcgcccccctcccccctcgcGCCGCTGCTCCTGTgcagccgcgccgccgccgtgccgttTCCCCATGCCGGCCGTCGCGTTCCACCGCCCTCCGCCGTCACCCCCGGCTACCCGTCCGCGTCCGTAGCCCGGCCGCCCGCTGATGCTGCTGTTGCCGCCTGGCCGCGTCATCAGTCGCCTGCCGCTCGCTGCCTCCCGGCCACGTCGTCTGCCTATCTCCCGCCTGGCCGTCGTCGCCCAGGCGCCACCTCCATGAGGCCGATGCCTCTGTCGCCGCTGGCGCCGTAG
- the LOC133909782 gene encoding LOB domain-containing protein 42-like, which translates to MRMSCNGCRVLRKGCSDNCAIRPCLQWIRSPDAQGNATVFLAKFYGRAGLINLITAGPEHVRPAIFRSLLYEACGRMLNPVYGSVGLLWSGNWQLCQSAVDSVLRGLPIAQPPPAATAVPPLRTCDIRHVARKSDHGDVTADLHRVANISRGQFKRPGGTHRSAGSDSGIELVFDQRSAAMLVDVRQAQPLNWAPREPSHESASHDAVPETNSNTSVETVEVSHVSQSEPDPPREIDGSDAGLDLTLGLLPQVHKTGRSDVDDGQPDHRGKTVKLGLAISAAR; encoded by the exons ATGCGGATGAGTTGCAACGGGTGCCGCGTGCTGCGAAAGGGGTGCAGCGACAACTGTGCCATCCGGCCGTGCCTGCAGTGGATCCGCAGCCCTGACGCGCAGGGAAACGCCACCGTCTTCCTCGCCAAGTTCTACGGCCGCGCTGGCCTCATCAACCTCATCACCGCCGGCCCCGAGCACGTCCGACCCG CAATATTCCGGTCGCTGCTGTACGAGGCCTGCGGCCGCATGCTCAACCCGGTGTACGGCTCGGTCGGCCTACTCTGGTCCGGGAACTGGCAGCTCTGCCAGTCCGCCGTCGACTCCGTCCTCCGCGGCTTGCCCATCGcgcagccgccgcccgccgccacgGCTGTCCCGCCTCTCCGGACGTGCGACATCCGCCACGTCGCCAGGAAAAGCGATCACGGCGACGTGACTGCTGACCTCCACCGTGTGGCAAACATCTCTCGGGGGCAGTTCAAGCGACCCGGCGGCACCCACAGGTCCGCAGGGTCCGACTCTGGCATCGAGCTCGTCTTCGACCAGCGGTCGGCCGCCATGCTGGTCGACGTCCGGCAGGCGCAGCCGCTGAACTGGGCGCCACGCGAGCCGAGTCACGAGTCTGCCAGCCATGACGCCGTGCCGGAGACCAACAGCAACACCTCGGTGGAAACCGTGGAAGTCTCTCATGTCAGCCAGTCCGAGCCGGATCCACCAAGAGAAATCGATGGGAGTGACGCTGGTCTGGACCTCACACTAGGTCTACTACCTCAGGTGCACAAGACCGGTCGGTCCGACGTTGACGACGGCCAGCCTGATCACAGAGGCAAGACGGTGAAGCTTGGCTTGGCGATTTCAGCAGCTAGATAA